The following are encoded together in the Panicum virgatum strain AP13 chromosome 6K, P.virgatum_v5, whole genome shotgun sequence genome:
- the LOC120712615 gene encoding hexose carrier protein HEX6-like isoform X1: MAASTVVDSDGQEFRRYGGRVTTFVVLSCITAGMGGVIFGYDIGISGGVTSMDPFLRKFFPKVYRQMKGSSVSNYCKFDSQLLTAFTSSLYVAGLITTLLASWVTSRCGRRPSMIIAGAAFLAGGAIGGAAVDVYMVIFGRVLLGVGLGFGNQAVPLYLSEMAPPVYRGAFSNGFQLCVSIGAVTAHLINFGAEKIKGGWGWRVSLALAAVPGGFLALGALFLPETPNSLVQQGKDQEHARALLKRIRGVDDVSDEMADIVAATQQAKAGRGLQLILFQRRYRPQLVMAVMIPFFQQVTGINAISFYAPVLLRTIGLGESASLLSVVVTGSIGLVSTAVSMSLVDRAGRRTLFFVGGAQMLVCQLMIGAIMATQLGDQGQVSKAVALVLIVLIAAYVAAFALSWGPLGWLVPSEIFPLEVRSAGQSIAVAVNFLLTTFVAQLFLAMLCRMKSGIFFFFAAWLVIMTTFVYLLLPETKGKPMEQVGELWGHHWFWKRFAGTEEGRTTNKLSCN, translated from the exons ATGGCGGCGAGCACCGTCGTCGACTCCGACGGCCAGGAGTTCCGGCGCTACGGCGGGCGTGTCACCACCTTTGTCGTCCTCTCCTGCATCACCGCTGGCATGGGCGGAGTCATCTTCGGTTACGATATTGGAATCTCCG GTGGCGTGACGTCGATGGACCCGTTCTTGAGGAAGTTCTTCCCTAAGGTGTATCGGCAGATGAAGGGTTCAAGCGTCAGCAACTACTGCAAGTTCGACAGCCAGCTTCTCACCGCCTTCACATCCTCGCTGTATGTCGCCGGCCTCATCACCACTTTGCTCGCGTCCTGGGTCACCTCCAGGTGCGGCCGCCGCCCATCCATGATCATCGCCGGGGCCGCGTTTCTCGCTGGCGGGGCGATCGGAGGAGCGGCAGTTGATGTGTACATGGTGATTTTCGGACGCGTGCTCCTTGGTGTCGGGCTCGGCTTTGGGAACCAG GCGGTACCGCTCTACCTGTCGGAAATGGCCCCTCCCGTGTACCGAGGTGCCTTCAGCAACGGCTTCCAGCTCTGCGTCAGCATCGGGGCCGTTACCGCGCACCTCATCAACTTCGGCGCCGAAAAGATCAAGGGAGGGTGGGGTTGGCGGGTGTCCCTGGCGCTTGCTGCCGTGCCAGGCGGATTCCTCGCCCTCGGTGCGCTCTTCCTGCCGGAGACGCCCAACAGCCTAGTGCAGCAAGGCAAGGACCAGGAACACGCCAGGGCCCTGCTGAAGAGGATccgcggcgtcgacgacgtcaGCGACGAGATGGCCGACATTGTCGCCGCCACCCAGCAGGCCAAGGCAGGCCGCGGCCTGCAACTGATCCTGTTCCAGCGGCGGTACCGCCCCCAGCTCGTGATGGCCGTCATGATACCCTTCTTCCAGCAGGTGACAGGTATCAACGCGATTTCGTTCTACGCCCCGGTGCTGCTGCGCACCATTGGCTTGGGGGAGAGCGCGTCTCTGCTGTCGGTGGTGGTGACTGGCAGCATCGGCTTGGTGTCCACGGCCGTCTCCATGTCTCTCGTCGACAGGGCCGGGCGGCGGACGCTCTTCTTCGTCGGCGGTGCTCAGATGCTGGTGTGCCAGCTCATGATCGGGGCCATCATGGCCACGCAGCTCGGTGACCAAGGGCAGGTGAGCAAGGCCGTCGCGCTCGTGCTCATCGTCCTCATAGCGGCCTACGTGGCCGCGTTCGCGCTGTCTTGGGGCCCGCTGGGGTGGCTGGTGCCGAGCGAAATCTTCCCACTGGAGGTGAGGTCTGCTGGGCAGAGCATCGCGGTGGCCGTCAACTTTCTCCTCACGACGTTCGTGGCACAGTTGTTCCTGGCCATGCTGTGCCGCATGAAGTCcggcatcttcttcttcttcgcggCCTGGCTGGTGATCATGACCACCTTTGTGTACCTGCTGCTGCCGGAGACCAAGGGGAAGCCAATGGAGCAGGTCGGAGAGCTATGGGGACACCATTGGTTCTGGAAAAGGTTCGCTGGCACGGAGGAAGGGCGGACAACCAACAAGCTATCATGCAACTAA
- the LOC120712615 gene encoding hexose carrier protein HEX6-like isoform X2 produces the protein MAASTVVDSDGQEFRRYGGRVTTFVVLSCITAGMGGVIFGYDIGISGGVTSMDPFLRKFFPKVYRQMKGSSVSNYCKCGRRPSMIIAGAAFLAGGAIGGAAVDVYMVIFGRVLLGVGLGFGNQAVPLYLSEMAPPVYRGAFSNGFQLCVSIGAVTAHLINFGAEKIKGGWGWRVSLALAAVPGGFLALGALFLPETPNSLVQQGKDQEHARALLKRIRGVDDVSDEMADIVAATQQAKAGRGLQLILFQRRYRPQLVMAVMIPFFQQVTGINAISFYAPVLLRTIGLGESASLLSVVVTGSIGLVSTAVSMSLVDRAGRRTLFFVGGAQMLVCQLMIGAIMATQLGDQGQVSKAVALVLIVLIAAYVAAFALSWGPLGWLVPSEIFPLEVRSAGQSIAVAVNFLLTTFVAQLFLAMLCRMKSGIFFFFAAWLVIMTTFVYLLLPETKGKPMEQVGELWGHHWFWKRFAGTEEGRTTNKLSCN, from the exons ATGGCGGCGAGCACCGTCGTCGACTCCGACGGCCAGGAGTTCCGGCGCTACGGCGGGCGTGTCACCACCTTTGTCGTCCTCTCCTGCATCACCGCTGGCATGGGCGGAGTCATCTTCGGTTACGATATTGGAATCTCCG GTGGCGTGACGTCGATGGACCCGTTCTTGAGGAAGTTCTTCCCTAAGGTGTATCGGCAGATGAAGGGTTCAAGCGTCAGCAACTACTGCAA GTGCGGCCGCCGCCCATCCATGATCATCGCCGGGGCCGCGTTTCTCGCTGGCGGGGCGATCGGAGGAGCGGCAGTTGATGTGTACATGGTGATTTTCGGACGCGTGCTCCTTGGTGTCGGGCTCGGCTTTGGGAACCAG GCGGTACCGCTCTACCTGTCGGAAATGGCCCCTCCCGTGTACCGAGGTGCCTTCAGCAACGGCTTCCAGCTCTGCGTCAGCATCGGGGCCGTTACCGCGCACCTCATCAACTTCGGCGCCGAAAAGATCAAGGGAGGGTGGGGTTGGCGGGTGTCCCTGGCGCTTGCTGCCGTGCCAGGCGGATTCCTCGCCCTCGGTGCGCTCTTCCTGCCGGAGACGCCCAACAGCCTAGTGCAGCAAGGCAAGGACCAGGAACACGCCAGGGCCCTGCTGAAGAGGATccgcggcgtcgacgacgtcaGCGACGAGATGGCCGACATTGTCGCCGCCACCCAGCAGGCCAAGGCAGGCCGCGGCCTGCAACTGATCCTGTTCCAGCGGCGGTACCGCCCCCAGCTCGTGATGGCCGTCATGATACCCTTCTTCCAGCAGGTGACAGGTATCAACGCGATTTCGTTCTACGCCCCGGTGCTGCTGCGCACCATTGGCTTGGGGGAGAGCGCGTCTCTGCTGTCGGTGGTGGTGACTGGCAGCATCGGCTTGGTGTCCACGGCCGTCTCCATGTCTCTCGTCGACAGGGCCGGGCGGCGGACGCTCTTCTTCGTCGGCGGTGCTCAGATGCTGGTGTGCCAGCTCATGATCGGGGCCATCATGGCCACGCAGCTCGGTGACCAAGGGCAGGTGAGCAAGGCCGTCGCGCTCGTGCTCATCGTCCTCATAGCGGCCTACGTGGCCGCGTTCGCGCTGTCTTGGGGCCCGCTGGGGTGGCTGGTGCCGAGCGAAATCTTCCCACTGGAGGTGAGGTCTGCTGGGCAGAGCATCGCGGTGGCCGTCAACTTTCTCCTCACGACGTTCGTGGCACAGTTGTTCCTGGCCATGCTGTGCCGCATGAAGTCcggcatcttcttcttcttcgcggCCTGGCTGGTGATCATGACCACCTTTGTGTACCTGCTGCTGCCGGAGACCAAGGGGAAGCCAATGGAGCAGGTCGGAGAGCTATGGGGACACCATTGGTTCTGGAAAAGGTTCGCTGGCACGGAGGAAGGGCGGACAACCAACAAGCTATCATGCAACTAA
- the LOC120712613 gene encoding L-type lectin-domain containing receptor kinase SIT2-like: protein MKAMSSSLLCAIFTSVLCFATIAAGGDDQFLFSGFAGANITLDGVATITPDGLVDLTNAHERLIGHMFYPTALHFRKSPNSIVQSFSVSFAFGIHPNYRPSQGFAFFIAKSMNFSSAIDLQYFGIFNTMNQGNLSNHIFAIEIDTLLNSELRDIDANHIGIDINSVISNESHTAGFYDDNNGLFNPLNLTTGEAMLVWIDYSEETSQINVSMSSLYMSKPGRPLISTIYNLSTVITEVAYLGFASGAGKDNTRHYILGWSFGMNRPAPIIDIRKLPKLPRVGPKPQPKVLVVVLPIATGTLVFTVGLTVFLLVRRNKKYAELREDWETEFGPHRFSYKDLYYSTGGFKTKNLLGVGGFGRVYKGMLPKSNVEIAVKRVSHESKQGMKEFVAEIVSIGRLQHRNIAHLLGYCRRKGELFLVYEYMPNGSLDKYLHSQDNKPTLSWPHRFQIIKGIASGLLYLHEEWEKVVIHRDIKASNILLDNEMNARLGDFGLARLYDHGLVDSSTTHVVGTIGYLAPELACTRKATPLTDVFSFGIFILEVVCGRRPIRQNAQEKQVMLVDWVLEHWHNRTITDTVDAALHGDYNVSEACLALKLGLLCSHPFVDRRPTMRQVVKYLEGDAESPELTPTHMNFEMLAMMQNEGFDPYIMSYPSSMTSHGSVSDISTTGTGR from the coding sequence ATGAAGGCCATGTCTTCCTCCCTGCTGTGTGCCATCTTCACTAGTGTCCTTTGCTTTGCAACCATTGCTGCTGGCGGTGACGATCAATTTCTCTTCTCAGGATTTGCTGGAGCTAACATCACTCTTGATGGCGTAGCCACCATCACACCAGATGGCCTAGTCGACCTAACCAACGCTCATGAGAGGTTGATAGGTCACATGTTCTACCCGACTGCTTTGCACTTCCGCAAGTCTCCCAATTCCATAGTGCAATCCTTTTCTGTATCTTTTGCATTTGGCATCCACCCAAACTACCGACCCAGCCAAGGCTTTGCCTTTTTCATTGCGAAAAGCATGAATTTCTCATCCGCCATTGATCTACAGTACTTTGGCATCTTCAACACCATGAACCAAGGCAACTTAAGCAACCACATATTTGCTATTGAGATTGACACCCTCTTAAACAGTGAGTTAAGAGACATTGATGCCAACCATATTGGAATAGACATCAACAGTGTCATTTCAAACGAGTCCCACACAGCTGGTTTCTATGATGACAATAATGGTCTCTTCAACCCCTTGAATCTCACTACTGGTGAAGCAATGCTTGTTTGGATCGATTACAGTGAGGAAACTTCACAAATTAATGTGTCGATGTCTTCACTTTATATGTCCAAACCAGGAAGGCCACTTATCTCAACCATCTACAACCTCTCGACAGTGATCACCGAGGTTGCATACCTTGGCTTCGCATCTGGAGCTGGCAAGGATAACACCCGACACTACATACTTGGGTGGAGCTTTGGTATGAATAGACCAGCACCAATTATTGACATAAGAAAGCTGCCAAAGCTGCCTCGTGTTGGCCCAAAGCCTCAACCAAAGGTCCTTGTGGTTGTTTTACCGATTGCAACAGGAACTTTGGTTTTCACTGTGGGGCTCACGGTTTTTCTACTTGTACGAAGAAACAAGAAGTATGCTGAGCTACGAGAAGATTGGGAGACGGAGTTTGGGCCTCACCGGTTCTCCTACAAAGATCTGTATTATTCTACAGGAGGATTCAAGACTAAGAATCTCTTGGGAGTTGGTGGATTTGGAAGAGTGTACAAAGGTATGCTTCCAAAATCTAATGTTGAAATAGCAGTAAAGAGGGTATCACATGAGTCAAAACAAGGCATGAAGGAATTTGTTGCAGAAATTGTTAGTATTGGCCGCCTTCAACATCGTAATATTGCGCATTTACTTGGTTATTGTCGACGGAAAGGCGAACTCTTTTTGGTTTATGAGTACATGCCAAATGGAAGTCTGGACAAGTACTTGCATAGTCAAGACAACAAGCCCACACTCAGTTGGCCCCATAGGTTTCAGATAATCAAAGGAATTGCATCTGGGCTACTATACCTGCATGAGGAGTGGGAGAAGGTTGTTATCCACAGAGATATTAAGGCAAGTAACATACTGCTTGATAATGAAATGAATGCGCGGCTAGGTGACTTTGGTCTTGCTAGATTATATGACCATGGCCTTGTTGATTCTTCAACCACCCATGTGGTTGGCACCATAGGGTACTTGGCTCCTGAGCTAGCATGCACTAGAAAGGCAACCCCGCTTACAGATGTATTTTCCTTTGGTATATTCATTCTTGAGGTCGTTTGTGGACGGAGGCCGATAAGGCAAAATGCACAAGAAAAACAAGTCATGCTGGTTGATTGGGTGCTTGAGCATTGGCACAACAGAACCATCACTGACACAGTGGATGCTGCACTacatggtgactacaatgttagTGAGGCTTGCTTAGCGCTGAAGCTAGGATTGTTATGCTCGCACCCGTTTGTGGATCGAAGACCTACTATGAGACAAGTAGTGAAATATCTTGAGGGAGATGCTGAATCACCTGAGCTAACGCCCACACATATGAACTTTGAGATGCTCGCCATGATGCAAAATGAAGGATTTGATCCATATATCATGTCATATCCTTCATCAATGACAAGCCATGGCTCAGTATCAGACATCTCAACTACTGGAACTGGAAGATGA